Proteins from one Cryptomeria japonica chromosome 4, Sugi_1.0, whole genome shotgun sequence genomic window:
- the LOC131070959 gene encoding protein GAMETE EXPRESSED 1, with the protein MSEPARARAMGRVSVSLFLVILLSSRFYAVHGWGWFSSSQMSEEGGGEEESTSSDFDIEAADNAKGKDLVREAKERVVLSGSCWQQAYEHLFSSCKKILQEEEKKSRLAWHMTECFQKESGRGPLPSCSSNSLILPCLKKLNDAQHKVYLAFFINTNAMCHHLQSNAFKKDTERVVNELKSSAHWVVDKLGKIEEQSDTLLEFSGQIHNSLINIESQATVLMERSKTAEDKITNVLEKSNAIFEQSHHITNTQSKLQEQQLNMQKTMDSSMANLEKSYTNLGEGIGFLQKLTQQTQMEITQVTGSMSSQLDNLQSKTDDIGNVVTLSLDQQKQLLSGQSLALQGLDTLTQHQVEAFKESRASLQQLSDGARRQQIEFSLYQEELQQTHTRLAHSSSAILAAQEAFESKQSTMLMTLDKLFSLQNAILLESRAVKTIFFYLVMLCVLYLLTSAKQSNDVRGTLYLGLCTTFAIEFFILRIKGNEFSQDWVSSTTFYVRTSFISIAILYLAISLIRYRDYERLNYRMLLEIQEKIKMLDPYLDKNRDLVYCKKSKLMEIDRTTQHHFIERAPIFQRKRCIVGDLDHHSYASFLNAQLGEDDSSDDPDYELPLSVTQEFSLTPKTYNFRPRSQN; encoded by the exons ATGAGTGAGCCAGCAAGAGCAAGAGCAATGGGCAGAGTGTCAGTGTCCTTGTTTCTTGTAATTTTGTTGTCTTCAAGATTTTATGCTGTTCATGGGTGGGGTTGGTTTTCTTCCTCACAGATGAGTGaggaaggaggaggagaagaagaaagcacTAGTAGTGATTTTGACATTGAGGCAGCGGACAATGCCAAGGGCAAAGATTTGGTGAGGGAAGCAAAGGAGAGGGTGGTTTTATCTGGGTCGTGTTGGCAGCAGGCTTATGAGCACCTGTTTTCTAGCTGCAAAAAGATATTGCAGGAGGAGGAGAAGAAATCGAGATTAGCATGGCATATGACAGAGTGCTTTCAGAAGGAGTCTGGAAGAGGCCCTCTTCCTTCCTGCTCTTCAAACAGTCTCATCCTCCCCTGCCTCAAGAAGCTCAACGATGCACAGCACAAGGTCTACCTTGCTTTCTTCATTAACACCAACGCAATGTGCCATCATTTGCA AAGTAATGCATTCAAGAAAGATACGGAAAGGGTTGTGAACGAGTTGAAGTCATCTGCTCATTGGGTAGTGGACAAACTAGGTAAAATAGAAGAACAATCAGATACTTTGTTAGAGTTTTCTGGTCAAATCCACAATTCACTCATCAATATTGAGTCCCAAGCGACGGTGCTGATGGAGAGATCAAAAACAGCAGAAGATAAAATAACAAATGTCTTAGAGAAGTCCAATGCCATTTTTGAGCAATCTCATCACATAACTAATACTCAATCCAAATTGCAAGAACAACAGTTAAATATGCAGAAAACTATGGATTCCAGCATGGCCAATCTTGAAAAGTCCTACACAAACTTAGGGGAAGGTATAGGGTTCCTTCAAAAATTAACACAACAAACTCAAATGGAAATAACTCAAGTGACTGGTAGCATGTCATCCCAATTAGATAACCTTCAAAGTAAAACAGATGACATTGGCAATGTAGTGACCTTGTCATTAGATCAACAGAAGCAATTACTGAGTGGACAAAGTCTTGCATTACAAGGTCTTGATACTCTTACTCAACATCAAGTTGAAGCATTCAAAGAAAGCAG AGCATCATTACAACAACTTTCTGATGGTGCTCGACGACAACAAATCGAATTTAGTTTATACCAAGAGGAACTCCAGCAAACTCACACACGCCTCGCACATAGTTCCTCTGCAATTTTGGCAGCTCAG GAAGCATTTGAATCAAAACAAAGCACCATGTTAATGACTCTTGATAAATTATTTTCTTTACAAAATGCTATCTTACTTGAGTCTCGAGCTGTGAAGACCATCTTTTTCTATCTGGTCATGTTGTGCGTGTTGTATTTACTAACCAGTGCGAAGCAAAGCAATGATGTTAGAGGCACTTTGTACTTAG GACTTTGTacaacatttgccattgaattctTCATACTTCGCATCAAAGGCAATGAATTTTCACAAGATTGGGTTTCTTCAACAACATTCTATGTTAGGACTTCATTTATATCCATTGCTATTCTTTATCTCGCCATTTCACTTATCAGATACAG GGACTATGAACGACTGAACTACAGAATGCTGTTAGAAATACAAGAGAAGATAAAAATGCTAGATCCTTATCTAGACAAGAATCGAGACTTGGTATATTGTaagaaatctaagctaatggaAATTGATAGAACAACCCAACACCATTTCATAGAAAGAGCTCCTATATTTCAAA GGAAAAGATGTATAGTTGGGGACTTGGATCACCACTCTTATGCATCGTTTCTTAATGCTCAGTTGGGAGAGGATGATAGCTCAGATGATCCGGATTATGAGCTTCCATTGAGTGTTACACAAGAATTTTCTCTCACACCCAAGACATACAATTTTCGCCCTCGTTCTCAAAATTGA